Genomic window (Rosa chinensis cultivar Old Blush chromosome 6, RchiOBHm-V2, whole genome shotgun sequence):
ttttaCGCAGAGGAGTAGAGCTTCTGTGTTCTGAGGCCCCACCTTCCACCACCAATAATTGATCATTTTGCTCCTAATCCTCTCTGTCCTCAAGCTGGCACCACTGtctccttctcttccttctaCTCTTCTCTACACTCCTTACAATCCCCTTCGCCCTTTTCTCCAATAAATcctaaaaccctaaccctagtttCCTCCACTTGTAAATACCCAATACCCTGTTTTCCATTTtcttccttatatatatatatatagatatataaacACAACACCAAAATTCACTTCACTGATCACTCTCCCAACCTCACTCCAATCCCAAACACCATGTTGCTACTACAGTTCACTTCCAACTCCATACCCTTTCTCTGCTTCCTCTTACTGCTCCCGATCATGACCATTAGCTCCGATTCGTCCGTCTACGACGTCCTCCTGGCCCACGGCCTTCCGATGGGGCTGCTGCCTAAGGGTGTGACTCAGTTCGAAATCGACGAGGGCGGCCGGTTCCAGGTGTACCTGGATCAGGCCTGCAATGCCAAGTTCGAGAGTGAGTTGCATTACGACAGGAACGTGTCTGGGACTCTCAGTTACGGCCGGATCGGAGCCTTGTCGGGTATTTCGGCccaggagctctttctctggtTTCCGGTCAAGGGTATTCGGGTCGATGTCCCCAGCTCCGGCATCATTTACTTCGATGTCGGCGTTGTTTTTAAGCAATTCTCGCTTTCGCTATTCGAAACACCGCCGGATTGTACTGCTGCCACCCCCGCCGCCCAGGCTGAtgtcggcggcggcggcggcaggCTCATCGTTGACACCGTTTCCAAGGTCAGTCTTTGAAATTCTTTCGCTATCTATTGTCATTTGAAAAAAAGAATAGAGAGACTGATAGGACTTGAATTGATTAATGTGCAGAGTAAATCGGGCAAACTGCGGTATGGTCTCGATCAGGAGCAACATTTTGGGAGAGGTTTTGAGTAGGAATTTTGGGGGAGAAATGTGAGTTAGAATTGTGGGTTATACACAGAGAGTCTGGGTTATGGGTTAGTGTGGTTGCTTGCgttgttttaagtttttaatGGCCGGTGAATTCGATTCGAACCAGAGATTGGAcgaggcagagagagagagctattaCAAAAGATTTGAAGACCAAATCAGGTGATGAATCCGCAACAGGTTTATGTTGTATTTTGTGTATTATTATTAAGTCTATATGGTATCATGAAAATCATTGATAACATACAAGCTTCCAATAAAAAAGaactttacttttttttttgtagcaatgctcgagtagtttcttattGATGTTTGAGTTGTGCGTGGAATGGAAGAGATGAAGAATGCTAACCCAGTTCGTTTTTTCTGTTCTGAAACTGAccaattttgaattttcataGAGGACTTATATTTGCATTGTTATGCTCAGGTATAAACCTTGAAGGGCTCTGTTTCCATTGTCAGAGAGTTTGAGCAGAGGTTTTGTTCCACCAGTTCTTACCAATTTTTgctttgctttgtttttctAGTTAACTCTGACAGGTtctggggttttgggttttcgcTTCTGTTTTTTCTTCTCGTCCGAGGCTTGTTCTTATTTACTTTCCacgtttttgtttgtttgattctgTTCTTGATCCTATTATCTAGGGGTAGAGTTGGAGACTAACAGTGTAGAGGGATTCATGTCCACTGCAACTTAACCAATGCCTAAGCTTCAGGCTGAAATGTGTGAATTGGATTCTGGACCACACACTCAAGACTGGTCAAACATTGTGCTGAGATGTTGGGGAATATGCACATTTCATTTCATGTC
Coding sequences:
- the LOC112169183 gene encoding uncharacterized protein LOC112169183 codes for the protein MLLLQFTSNSIPFLCFLLLLPIMTISSDSSVYDVLLAHGLPMGLLPKGVTQFEIDEGGRFQVYLDQACNAKFESELHYDRNVSGTLSYGRIGALSGISAQELFLWFPVKGIRVDVPSSGIIYFDVGVVFKQFSLSLFETPPDCTAATPAAQADVGGGGGRLIVDTVSKSKSGKLRYGLDQEQHFGRGFE